The Shewanella japonica genome has a window encoding:
- a CDS encoding bifunctional diguanylate cyclase/phosphodiesterase has protein sequence MPKRPSFSLSFLVPFFLCSLYLLLVSGEFYYERDELRSEVAARETKQIQKDLFRMIHVVESALSVQDISRIEQEVSLVSTDSHMMVYVILDASSRIKFANHVIWRESDAQNVVEGYSNDIHQQVVADGESFIKVNKDRLSIQAYYPINTSSNYSYSSAVDVIYLEYDISSLIADASDQLQKRFVFIWGAGGLLVVFFCWALYWLLVRPVKQLTTRAKNVLQSKPDNTRINCLVEEVYNLGESLLQAEKLIQDNNQKVTNSEQRWLYSISANNNGIWDWNTQTNEVFLSDNWKEILGYETSEVTNNYDAWESRLHPDEKNTVLRAIEQCLANKTDHYESVHRLLNKSNEYIWVLDKGQIIQWDDKGNPIRMIGSITDVTAELQNQKITVERQSHAGVSDIKDREALANELFDLQAYARKSGQYCTMMLINLSNIKLVNEAVGEQLSDRLLMQISARLAGSFAGSCLLSRLGDDEFVIAAKNLGANLEHANKRALALASEVRQVVGRSFNLSGQDFSVFTQIGMVVFDGKESLDPSQLLSRADTALGKAIESPNNSCVLHSLQLDGSHHEPQKLHQELKKAIKLNQMSLVYQPVVDIDGNTESVEVLMRWHHPEFGYISPKQFIPVAELSNSIFELELWMLDEVCRFIDSLHNTELSCPCFSINISSRHFHQDMFVSVIQSKIESRGVKPEYIQLELSEDIFSINPVTAKAKIQSLQRLGVRVALDDFGSGLCPLYRLHGIHFSQVKFAASYINDITISEDSRNIFTSLVNMTTELNYPVVVKQIEDRQQLTTLSQLKSNLFQGYVISRPLTQQDIKHLLESELTLSVVWKVPFNALS, from the coding sequence TTGCCAAAGCGACCTTCTTTTTCACTATCGTTCTTAGTGCCATTTTTCTTATGTTCTCTGTACTTATTATTAGTTAGCGGAGAGTTTTACTATGAGAGAGATGAATTACGTTCAGAGGTCGCAGCAAGAGAGACTAAACAGATTCAGAAAGATCTATTTAGGATGATCCATGTGGTAGAGTCAGCTCTGTCTGTACAAGATATTTCGAGAATTGAGCAAGAAGTATCCTTAGTTTCTACTGATAGCCATATGATGGTGTATGTCATTCTTGATGCTTCTAGTAGGATCAAGTTTGCTAACCATGTAATTTGGCGAGAAAGTGATGCGCAGAATGTTGTTGAAGGTTATTCAAACGATATTCATCAACAAGTTGTTGCCGATGGTGAGTCTTTTATCAAGGTCAATAAAGACCGTTTATCAATTCAAGCTTATTACCCTATTAACACATCTTCTAATTACAGCTACTCAAGTGCTGTAGATGTGATTTATCTAGAATATGATATTTCTTCACTTATTGCTGATGCATCAGATCAGTTACAAAAACGCTTTGTTTTCATCTGGGGAGCAGGTGGCTTACTTGTCGTATTTTTCTGTTGGGCTTTATATTGGCTATTAGTCAGACCGGTAAAGCAATTAACTACAAGAGCAAAAAATGTTCTGCAATCTAAACCAGATAACACGAGAATTAATTGTCTAGTTGAAGAGGTGTATAACCTTGGCGAATCGTTATTGCAGGCTGAAAAGCTAATTCAAGATAATAACCAAAAGGTGACCAACTCTGAGCAGCGTTGGCTATATTCAATCAGTGCTAATAATAATGGCATATGGGATTGGAATACCCAGACGAATGAGGTCTTCTTATCTGATAATTGGAAAGAAATATTAGGTTATGAGACGAGTGAAGTTACAAATAATTATGACGCGTGGGAATCTAGACTGCACCCAGATGAGAAAAACACTGTACTACGCGCTATTGAGCAATGCTTAGCTAATAAAACCGATCACTATGAGAGCGTGCACAGGTTACTCAATAAAAGTAACGAGTACATATGGGTGCTGGATAAAGGACAGATTATTCAGTGGGATGACAAAGGTAATCCGATTCGCATGATTGGGTCTATTACTGATGTCACTGCAGAGCTGCAAAATCAAAAAATTACTGTAGAGCGCCAAAGTCATGCTGGTGTGTCTGATATTAAAGACCGTGAAGCATTAGCAAATGAACTATTTGATTTACAGGCTTATGCACGTAAGTCTGGTCAGTATTGCACTATGATGCTAATTAATTTGAGCAATATTAAGCTGGTTAATGAAGCTGTTGGCGAGCAATTGAGTGACAGATTATTAATGCAGATATCAGCACGATTAGCGGGGTCTTTTGCAGGAAGTTGCTTATTGAGCCGCTTAGGTGATGATGAGTTTGTTATTGCAGCTAAAAACTTAGGGGCGAACTTAGAACATGCTAACAAACGGGCTTTAGCGTTAGCGAGCGAAGTCAGGCAAGTTGTTGGACGAAGCTTTAATCTTTCAGGACAAGACTTTTCTGTTTTTACTCAAATTGGCATGGTCGTATTTGATGGTAAGGAGTCTTTAGACCCGAGTCAGTTATTATCTAGGGCAGATACTGCTTTAGGTAAAGCCATAGAGAGTCCCAATAACAGTTGTGTGTTACATAGTCTGCAGCTAGATGGAAGTCATCATGAACCTCAAAAGCTTCATCAAGAATTAAAGAAAGCCATTAAGCTCAATCAAATGTCTTTAGTGTATCAACCTGTTGTTGATATTGATGGTAATACAGAAAGTGTCGAAGTACTGATGCGTTGGCATCATCCTGAGTTCGGTTACATTAGTCCTAAGCAGTTTATTCCAGTCGCAGAGCTGTCTAACTCTATTTTTGAGCTTGAATTATGGATGTTAGATGAAGTGTGCCGTTTCATCGATAGCTTGCACAATACAGAACTTTCTTGTCCTTGTTTTTCGATCAATATTTCCTCGAGGCACTTTCATCAAGATATGTTTGTCAGTGTTATCCAATCAAAAATTGAGTCTAGAGGTGTAAAACCGGAATATATTCAATTGGAGTTGTCAGAGGATATCTTTTCGATTAATCCTGTGACGGCGAAAGCTAAAATACAATCGTTGCAACGTTTAGGTGTCAGAGTCGCTTTGGATGACTTTGGCTCAGGATTATGTCCGTTATATCGTTTACATGGGATCCATTTTTCACAAGTTAAGTTTGCAGCAAGTTATATCAACGATATTACGATTTCTGAAGACTCGAGAAACATATTCACCTCATTGGTTAATATGACTACAGAGCTTAACTACCCTGTCGTGGTAAAACAAATTGAAGACCGACAGCAATTAACCACACTCAGTCAGCTGAAGAGTAATCTATTCCAAGGATATGTGATTAGCCGACCGCTAACTCAACAGGACATAAAACACCTTCTAGAGTCAGAGTTGACCTTAAGTGTGGTTTGGAAGGTGCCTTTTAATGCCTTGTCTTAG
- the yihI gene encoding Der GTPase-activating protein YihI, with translation MARSKKSRKGGENGPKQAPRVKKSERKAIGGKKTESGRKSGSRHNEALIEKQSPHIKTTKNNDPRHGSKKPVALNIAPVAEKAEAKVKQPKLTDEQKLLKLEEDPRFNQLLDLLEEGKNLSADDQKWLDGQLSKIEALMEKLGISDAEELPPQTGKVASDDDLYDRFETGADVLKDYQS, from the coding sequence ATGGCTCGTAGCAAAAAATCGCGCAAGGGCGGCGAAAATGGCCCTAAACAAGCACCAAGAGTCAAAAAATCTGAGCGTAAAGCCATTGGCGGCAAAAAAACAGAAAGCGGCCGTAAGTCTGGCAGTCGTCATAATGAAGCGCTAATTGAAAAGCAATCACCGCATATCAAAACGACGAAAAATAACGATCCTCGCCATGGCAGTAAAAAGCCTGTTGCGTTAAATATTGCGCCTGTCGCAGAAAAAGCCGAAGCAAAAGTAAAACAGCCAAAGCTAACAGATGAGCAAAAATTACTTAAGCTTGAAGAAGACCCAAGATTTAACCAATTACTGGACTTATTAGAAGAAGGTAAAAACCTATCCGCTGACGATCAAAAGTGGTTAGATGGTCAACTTTCTAAAATTGAAGCCTTAATGGAAAAATTGGGTATTTCAGATGCAGAAGAACTTCCACCTCAAACAGGTAAAGTGGCATCTGATGATGATTTATATGATCGCTTTGAAACAGGTGCTGATGTCTTAAAAGACTACCAGTCATAA
- a CDS encoding DUF885 domain-containing protein: MRKLILPAIIMLSITGCKMTTGSKAQYYLGDNYKSEEVASETQNVSASKKVEDMDLQSIIDKAWQVNLDFSPQLAYSLGDESKASQLPDLSPETLAAKNIRQQELLSSLKQLDQNTLSATGKINAQLLQYQLQNEVDLYRYKDHYLPITAESGFHAYVASMANATFNTTQDYENYLTKLAALSNYFAQQTFWLKQGLSSGITPAKATLTGFEDSISAYIVPVEQSRYFKPFTQFPSHFTAEQKAKLEKKGKQVVSEQVLPLYQQFFDFMTQEYIPNARTSIAANDLPNGKAFYQNRVAYYTTLDMTADEVHALGLEEVARIKAEMEQVISDVEFEGSFADFLHFLRTDPQFYPKTAEELLKEAAYIAKKADAVLPKYFATLPRTPYGIKPVPAEIAPKYTTGRYSGSNRDDEPGYYWVNTYALDKRPLYEMEALTLHEAVPGHHLQISLNKELTDLPNFRRYSYISAFGEGWGLYSEYLGLEAGFYQDPYSNFGRLTYEMWRAARLVVDTGMHAKGWTRQEAIDFMASNTALSMHNVTTEIDRYISWPGQALSYKIGELTIKRLRNKAEEALGEDFDIRLFHDALLENGSITMEILEQKVNEFIAEQQKQA, from the coding sequence ATGCGTAAGCTAATCTTGCCCGCGATAATCATGCTGTCAATAACTGGCTGTAAAATGACCACTGGCTCAAAAGCCCAATATTATCTTGGCGATAATTACAAAAGTGAAGAAGTCGCAAGCGAAACGCAAAATGTCTCAGCCAGCAAAAAAGTTGAAGACATGGACCTTCAATCAATTATAGATAAAGCCTGGCAAGTTAACTTAGATTTTTCTCCTCAGCTCGCTTATTCACTTGGTGATGAATCCAAAGCTTCACAACTACCCGACTTGTCGCCTGAGACACTGGCAGCCAAAAACATACGTCAGCAAGAACTCCTGTCATCTTTAAAGCAACTTGACCAAAACACGCTATCTGCAACAGGTAAGATAAATGCACAGTTGCTACAATACCAACTGCAAAATGAGGTTGATTTATACCGTTATAAAGATCATTACCTACCAATAACCGCAGAAAGTGGTTTCCATGCATATGTCGCATCTATGGCTAACGCCACATTCAACACAACTCAAGATTATGAAAACTACTTAACCAAATTAGCAGCGTTATCAAATTACTTTGCTCAACAGACCTTTTGGCTAAAACAAGGGCTAAGTAGTGGTATTACACCAGCTAAAGCGACTTTAACAGGGTTCGAAGACAGCATTAGCGCGTACATTGTGCCTGTAGAGCAAAGTCGATACTTCAAACCATTTACCCAATTTCCAAGTCACTTTACTGCTGAGCAAAAAGCGAAACTTGAGAAAAAAGGCAAACAAGTGGTCAGTGAACAAGTGCTCCCCTTGTATCAGCAGTTTTTTGACTTTATGACGCAAGAATATATCCCGAATGCGCGAACCTCGATTGCTGCTAACGATCTACCTAATGGCAAAGCTTTTTATCAAAACAGAGTTGCTTACTACACAACTCTTGATATGACAGCTGATGAAGTACACGCGCTCGGTCTTGAGGAAGTCGCGAGAATCAAAGCGGAAATGGAACAAGTGATATCAGATGTTGAGTTTGAAGGCAGCTTCGCTGACTTCCTACACTTTTTACGTACAGATCCTCAGTTCTACCCCAAAACGGCAGAAGAGCTATTAAAAGAAGCGGCATATATTGCCAAAAAAGCCGATGCCGTATTGCCTAAATACTTCGCAACGCTACCCCGCACGCCTTATGGTATTAAGCCTGTACCTGCCGAAATAGCACCTAAGTACACAACAGGTCGCTATTCTGGCTCCAATAGAGACGATGAGCCAGGCTATTACTGGGTCAATACCTATGCCTTAGATAAACGTCCACTTTATGAAATGGAAGCACTCACCTTACACGAAGCTGTACCGGGTCATCATCTACAAATATCTTTAAACAAAGAGCTAACTGATTTACCTAACTTCAGACGATACAGTTATATCTCTGCATTTGGTGAAGGTTGGGGTTTATACTCTGAATATCTCGGCCTTGAAGCAGGTTTTTATCAAGACCCGTATAGTAATTTTGGTCGCTTAACATATGAAATGTGGCGCGCTGCAAGACTTGTCGTCGATACTGGCATGCATGCTAAAGGTTGGACAAGACAGGAAGCCATTGACTTTATGGCAAGTAATACTGCGCTATCAATGCACAATGTGACCACAGAGATCGACCGTTATATTTCATGGCCAGGACAAGCATTATCATACAAAATCGGTGAGCTCACGATTAAGCGTTTACGCAATAAAGCTGAAGAAGCATTAGGCGAAGACTTCGATATCCGATTATTTCACGATGCGTTACTAGAAAATGGTTCAATCACCATGGAAATTTTAGAGCAAAAAGTAAATGAGTTTATAGCGGAACAACAGAAACAAGCTTAA
- the yihA gene encoding ribosome biogenesis GTP-binding protein YihA/YsxC gives MSETRIDFRKTKFLISAPDIAHLDQYLPGDTGVEIAFAGRSNAGKSSALNALTEQKNLARTSKTPGRTQLINVFELDENRRLVDLPGYGFAKVPLAMKNKWQKALGEYLQERACLSGVVVLMDIRHPLKDLDMQMIEWAVLSEIPVLALLTKSDKLAQNVKMKTVNAVRKELAEFGDWVKVEPFSSLKGTGKPKVLGILNEWCNPSWLTEAEQQAE, from the coding sequence GTGTCAGAAACGCGTATAGATTTTCGAAAAACCAAGTTTTTAATTAGTGCGCCAGACATTGCACATCTCGATCAGTACTTGCCTGGTGATACTGGAGTAGAAATTGCGTTTGCTGGCCGCTCAAATGCGGGTAAGTCTAGTGCTTTAAATGCACTTACTGAGCAAAAAAACTTAGCGAGAACCAGTAAAACCCCTGGGCGAACTCAACTGATTAACGTTTTTGAGTTAGATGAAAACCGTCGCTTAGTCGATTTACCTGGCTATGGTTTTGCTAAGGTACCTTTAGCGATGAAGAATAAATGGCAAAAAGCCTTAGGTGAATATTTGCAAGAGCGCGCCTGTCTAAGCGGTGTCGTTGTGTTGATGGATATTCGACATCCGTTAAAAGATTTAGATATGCAAATGATTGAGTGGGCGGTATTAAGTGAAATTCCAGTTTTAGCATTACTGACTAAATCCGATAAACTTGCTCAAAATGTCAAAATGAAAACGGTTAATGCCGTGCGCAAAGAGCTGGCTGAATTTGGTGACTGGGTAAAAGTTGAGCCTTTCTCATCATTAAAAGGCACTGGAAAACCTAAAGTCTTAGGTATTTTAAACGAGTGGTGCAATCCCAGCTGGTTGACTGAAGCTGAGCAGCAGGCAGAATAA
- the hemN gene encoding oxygen-independent coproporphyrinogen III oxidase has translation MKQPTQISWDQSMIEKYNYSGPRYTSYPTALEFDDTFTEQNLLSAIETSKSDKLSLYIHIPFCAKLCYYCGCNKVITRHAHKADQYIEYLASEIIKRAPLFKHYTVTQMHWGGGTPTFLNPEQILTLSKLIKSHFNFADEGEFSIEVDPREIELSMLDTLKEAGFNRISIGVQDFNKKVQVAVNREQDEKFIFDLMAKAKDMGFVSTNADLIYGLPHQTPETFAETIQRVIELSPDRLSIFNYAHLPSRFAAQRKIKDEDMASPQQKLDMLHQTIESLTSAGYQFIGMDHFAKPDDELSKLQNEGKLHRNFQGYTTQEECDLLGLGVSSISQIGDCYAQNQKDIRPYYESIDETGHALWKGCSLNRDDEIRRVVIKQMICHFDLDLTKIEQQFDLNFEEYFAEDLKLLQTFIDDKLVDITDRKLTISPTGRLLIRNICMCFDVYYRQKARQQQFSRVI, from the coding sequence TTGAAGCAGCCCACACAAATAAGTTGGGATCAGTCGATGATCGAAAAATATAACTACAGTGGTCCACGCTATACGTCGTATCCAACGGCATTAGAGTTTGATGATACTTTTACTGAGCAAAACCTACTATCTGCTATCGAAACCAGTAAAAGCGATAAGCTGTCTTTATATATTCACATCCCCTTCTGCGCCAAGCTTTGTTATTACTGTGGATGTAATAAAGTCATTACTCGTCATGCTCATAAGGCTGATCAGTATATTGAATATCTTGCCAGCGAAATCATAAAACGCGCTCCTTTATTCAAACATTACACCGTGACTCAAATGCACTGGGGTGGCGGTACACCGACATTCTTAAACCCAGAGCAAATCTTAACCCTGTCTAAATTAATAAAAAGTCACTTTAACTTTGCAGATGAAGGCGAGTTCTCAATTGAAGTCGATCCACGTGAAATCGAACTATCGATGTTGGATACACTTAAAGAAGCCGGCTTTAATCGTATTTCTATTGGTGTTCAAGACTTCAATAAAAAAGTACAAGTTGCTGTTAACCGTGAGCAAGATGAGAAATTCATTTTTGACCTAATGGCTAAAGCAAAAGACATGGGGTTTGTGTCTACTAATGCCGATTTAATTTACGGCTTACCACATCAAACACCAGAAACTTTCGCTGAAACGATTCAGCGTGTTATTGAGCTATCACCTGATCGTTTATCAATCTTTAACTATGCTCATTTACCGTCTCGTTTTGCAGCGCAGCGTAAAATTAAAGATGAAGATATGGCATCGCCACAGCAAAAGCTCGACATGCTGCACCAAACCATTGAATCATTGACCTCTGCAGGTTATCAGTTCATTGGCATGGATCACTTTGCTAAGCCTGACGACGAGTTATCTAAGCTACAAAACGAAGGTAAGCTTCACCGTAATTTCCAAGGTTATACAACGCAAGAAGAGTGTGACTTGCTGGGCTTAGGTGTTTCTTCAATCAGCCAGATTGGTGATTGTTACGCTCAAAACCAGAAAGATATTCGCCCTTACTACGAGTCAATTGATGAAACTGGTCATGCATTGTGGAAAGGCTGTAGCTTAAATCGTGATGACGAAATTCGCCGTGTCGTCATTAAGCAAATGATCTGTCACTTCGATTTAGATTTAACTAAAATTGAACAGCAATTTGACTTGAACTTTGAAGAATACTTTGCAGAAGACTTAAAGCTGCTACAAACCTTCATCGATGACAAACTGGTTGATATTACAGATCGTAAACTAACAATTAGCCCTACAGGCCGTTTATTAATTCGTAATATTTGTATGTGTTTTGATGTTTATTATCGTCAAAAAGCACGTCAACAACAGTTCTCACGTGTTATCTAA
- a CDS encoding c-type cytochrome codes for MKKLALALSVFAAISTPAIAEGDVEAGKTKSVMCSACHGVDGNSIAPIWPKLAGQHASYLEKQLHDFQAAAKSGGKEGRNDPTMTGMSLPLSEQDIKDVSAYYASQTQTVADVANVPAEGEALYKGGDMARGITSCMACHGPDGKGGELAGFPAIGGQHADYIKIQLTKFRDTSRNNDLNGMMQDVSKKLSDSDIEVLSQYISSLK; via the coding sequence ATGAAAAAGTTAGCTCTTGCGCTGTCTGTATTTGCCGCTATATCAACGCCTGCAATCGCTGAAGGTGATGTGGAAGCGGGTAAAACTAAATCAGTTATGTGTTCTGCCTGTCACGGTGTTGACGGTAACAGCATTGCTCCTATATGGCCTAAATTGGCCGGACAGCACGCATCTTATCTAGAAAAACAATTACATGATTTCCAAGCGGCAGCGAAAAGCGGCGGCAAAGAAGGTCGTAATGATCCTACCATGACTGGCATGTCATTGCCTTTATCTGAACAAGATATTAAAGATGTTTCTGCTTATTACGCAAGCCAAACTCAAACGGTAGCTGATGTGGCCAATGTGCCAGCCGAAGGTGAGGCTTTATATAAAGGTGGAGACATGGCTCGTGGCATTACTTCATGTATGGCTTGTCATGGACCAGACGGAAAAGGCGGTGAGCTAGCAGGCTTCCCTGCTATTGGTGGTCAGCATGCTGATTACATCAAGATTCAGTTAACCAAATTCCGTGATACAAGTCGTAACAATGATTTAAATGGCATGATGCAGGATGTGTCTAAAAAGTTATCTGACAGTGACATTGAAGTTTTATCTCAATACATTTCAAGCCTTAAGTAA
- a CDS encoding alpha/beta fold hydrolase: MYFSSEQQLNSDQQQAFWQTVTQSTMVKENISIAYAHVNHPHSRKAIVISSGRVESYLKYKELMFDLYQQGFSLYIIDHRGQGLSTRTTTNKHQGHINKFQTYIDDLNDFVEQVVKPQAHQDLYLVGHSMGGTIGTLYMQQHPTVFNAAVFSAPMYGIKLPFNKAFIRSLATLLDTYNEKQPNKQPNYVLGGTNYQAVEFEKNHLTHSQARYQQILDVFAQHPEIQLGSPTNHWLLEAIDAAERAINAAALSIKPILILQALDDEIVDNMAQNRAENNLCQIKRIANCRHEVFVEADEARNQALRSLVTFLNQY, translated from the coding sequence TTGTATTTTTCGTCAGAACAACAACTCAATAGCGATCAACAACAAGCATTCTGGCAAACAGTCACGCAATCCACCATGGTCAAAGAGAACATCTCCATCGCCTATGCTCATGTTAATCACCCACATAGTCGCAAAGCGATTGTAATAAGCAGTGGCCGAGTTGAAAGCTATTTGAAGTACAAAGAACTAATGTTCGATCTTTATCAACAAGGCTTTAGTTTATATATTATCGATCATAGAGGTCAGGGGCTTTCAACTCGAACAACCACCAACAAGCATCAAGGGCATATTAATAAGTTCCAAACATACATTGATGATCTAAATGACTTCGTTGAGCAAGTGGTTAAGCCACAAGCGCACCAAGATTTATATTTAGTTGGCCATTCAATGGGGGGAACAATTGGAACCTTATATATGCAGCAACATCCGACAGTATTTAATGCTGCTGTATTTTCCGCCCCCATGTATGGAATAAAGTTGCCATTTAATAAGGCTTTCATCCGCTCATTGGCAACACTATTAGATACTTACAATGAAAAACAACCAAATAAACAGCCTAACTACGTACTCGGCGGTACCAATTACCAAGCAGTAGAGTTCGAAAAAAACCATCTGACACATAGTCAAGCAAGGTACCAACAGATTTTAGATGTGTTTGCTCAACACCCTGAAATTCAACTAGGCTCACCCACTAATCATTGGTTACTTGAAGCAATTGATGCCGCAGAGCGCGCAATAAATGCAGCAGCATTAAGCATTAAGCCAATCCTGATACTCCAAGCGCTAGATGATGAAATTGTCGATAACATGGCGCAAAATAGAGCTGAGAATAACCTTTGCCAGATAAAAAGGATTGCTAACTGTCGCCATGAAGTCTTTGTCGAAGCAGATGAGGCACGCAACCAAGCACTACGTAGCTTAGTCACTTTTTTAAATCAGTATTGA
- a CDS encoding methyltransferase domain-containing protein has protein sequence MIKCPLCSNAAEFFIQDKKRAFYTCSDCHLVFANPQSYLMPAALKQRYGRANKASKQKQLVQFIQPLLTQISAQQHGPLTGLNFGRVLDSNSLDKIEHAGHSLYQYDPFIKIDQHIFNRQYDFICCYRVLEHFQQPAKEWVLLSSLLKEGGWLAISTSLLTDLSLFSKWHFKNNPSHVSFYSQQTFDYLAQNSEFKLLFAAKELVLMQKTSKSDIKRILI, from the coding sequence ATGATTAAATGCCCGTTGTGCAGCAATGCTGCTGAGTTTTTTATTCAAGACAAAAAAAGAGCATTTTATACCTGCTCTGACTGCCACCTAGTCTTTGCAAATCCACAATCATATCTAATGCCTGCAGCGTTAAAACAACGCTATGGCAGAGCCAATAAAGCCTCAAAGCAAAAACAGCTTGTTCAATTCATCCAACCTTTACTTACCCAAATTAGCGCTCAGCAACATGGGCCATTAACTGGCCTTAATTTTGGCCGAGTATTGGACAGTAATAGTTTAGATAAAATAGAACATGCAGGACACAGTCTTTATCAATACGACCCATTTATAAAAATTGATCAGCATATATTTAATCGCCAATATGATTTCATTTGTTGCTATCGAGTACTTGAGCATTTTCAACAACCCGCTAAAGAGTGGGTTTTATTATCTAGCTTATTAAAAGAAGGTGGCTGGTTAGCAATCAGCACCTCACTGCTAACTGATTTAAGCCTTTTTTCGAAGTGGCATTTTAAAAACAATCCCAGCCACGTGAGCTTCTATAGCCAACAAACTTTCGACTATTTGGCACAAAATAGCGAATTTAAGCTATTATTTGCAGCTAAAGAGCTCGTATTGATGCAAAAAACATCAAAGTCTGATATAAAGCGCATCCTTATTTAG
- the add gene encoding adenosine deaminase gives MINTSIPLVDLHRHLDGNVRVNTIWELGHQHGIKLPAQTLEALAPFVQIQGKENSLVAFLKKLDWMVAVLADLDAVKRVAYENVADAAISGLDYTELRFSPYYMAMNHNLPIEGVVEAVIDGVKAGVKEHDVKVNLIGIMSRSFGQEKCRLELEGLLAHRDALVGMDLAGDELGFPGDLFNEHFKLVRDAGLQITAHAGEAAGAESMWQAIQELGATRIGHGVNAIHDPKSMEYLVKHSIGIESCPTSNLHTSTVADYDAHPFTQFLDAGVLIGLNTDDPGVSNIDIQHEYRIAKSELNLSDEQIAQVQRNGVEMAFLSDSERKALYASKK, from the coding sequence ATGATCAATACATCCATTCCATTAGTTGATTTGCATCGTCACTTAGATGGCAACGTTAGAGTCAATACCATTTGGGAACTCGGACATCAGCATGGAATTAAGCTGCCTGCACAAACGTTAGAAGCTCTTGCTCCGTTTGTTCAGATCCAAGGTAAGGAAAACAGCTTAGTCGCTTTTTTAAAAAAGCTGGATTGGATGGTAGCTGTATTAGCGGACTTAGATGCAGTCAAACGTGTCGCATATGAAAATGTCGCAGATGCAGCCATATCAGGATTAGATTATACCGAGTTACGCTTTAGCCCGTATTATATGGCAATGAATCACAACTTACCGATTGAAGGTGTGGTTGAGGCTGTCATTGATGGTGTCAAAGCTGGTGTGAAGGAGCACGATGTTAAAGTTAACCTTATTGGCATTATGTCGCGTTCGTTTGGTCAAGAAAAATGCCGCTTAGAGCTTGAAGGTCTGCTTGCTCACCGTGATGCATTAGTTGGTATGGATTTAGCCGGAGATGAATTGGGTTTCCCTGGTGACTTATTTAATGAACATTTTAAATTAGTCCGTGATGCAGGCTTACAGATTACAGCACATGCTGGTGAAGCAGCTGGTGCAGAGAGCATGTGGCAAGCGATTCAAGAGCTAGGTGCGACTAGGATAGGGCATGGTGTAAATGCTATTCATGATCCTAAGTCGATGGAGTATTTGGTTAAACACTCAATAGGTATTGAATCTTGCCCTACCAGTAATTTACATACTTCTACAGTGGCTGATTATGATGCTCACCCATTTACGCAATTCTTAGATGCGGGTGTATTGATTGGACTCAATACCGATGACCCTGGTGTGAGCAATATTGATATTCAGCATGAATATCGTATTGCCAAGTCTGAACTTAACCTATCTGATGAGCAAATTGCCCAAGTACAACGTAATGGCGTTGAAATGGCATTTCTATCAGACAGTGAAAGAAAAGCACTATACGCATCAAAAAAGTAA
- a CDS encoding DUF2489 domain-containing protein: MSSIVIVIAVVIVVLLACYAVFLLSKLNKQQKEAQAAKQQRLNDAKQKKLKVLDDIKYIASAMLEERCEPSEGAMRIAKLFEALSMSEQMAVEFPSIFEHYDCIKAHPIKDERKALAKQQRMKLDLARMKSEAKLEQGILDDAKKITQFHFVH; this comes from the coding sequence GTGTCTAGCATTGTTATTGTTATCGCCGTTGTTATTGTAGTTCTATTAGCGTGTTACGCAGTTTTCCTATTAAGCAAACTCAACAAACAGCAAAAAGAAGCACAAGCGGCCAAGCAGCAACGTTTAAACGATGCCAAACAAAAAAAGCTGAAAGTATTGGATGATATTAAATATATCGCTTCAGCAATGCTTGAAGAACGATGTGAGCCTTCAGAGGGTGCCATGCGTATCGCTAAATTATTTGAAGCATTATCCATGTCTGAACAAATGGCTGTTGAGTTCCCGAGCATTTTTGAGCATTACGACTGCATCAAAGCGCATCCGATTAAAGATGAGCGTAAAGCATTAGCCAAACAACAGCGAATGAAGCTAGATTTAGCGCGGATGAAGTCTGAAGCTAAACTAGAACAAGGCATACTCGATGATGCAAAAAAAATCACACAATTTCATTTCGTGCATTAG